In the Alteromonas sp. M12 genome, one interval contains:
- a CDS encoding tryptophan halogenase family protein — translation MSTNQIRNVVIVGGGTAGWLTAGVIAAEHMAHSEQGISVTLIESPDVKPVGVGEGTWPTMRGTLRKMGVTETDFIRCCDATFKQGAKFAKWVTGAKDDAYYHPLVLPQGYEQINLAPFWQQQAAHIPFADAVSFQGQICERDLAPKQNTTPEFAHVANYAYHLDAGKFAAFLQQHCTEKLGVKHILDTVIAINSHENGDIRSLSTKQHNDLNGDLFIDCSGFHALLIGKHYQIPFIHKKDILFNDAALAVHVPYPDEQSPIASHTISTGQSAGWIWDIGLPSRRGVGHVYSTAHISDEQAELELRQYIRESIGNKVDELNVRKIPIVPGHRETFWHKNCVAVGLSAGFLEPLEASALVLVELSAAMISEQLPANRNVMDIVAKRFNNKFRYRWDRIIDFLKLHYVLTKRTDSDYWIDNCRAETIPEGLTELMELWQHQSPWHSDFTQTDEVFPSASYQYVLYGMGFKTQQSKTIRRSDNQQIALENFRKNQQMTEKLLRGLPTNRELINKIHQYGLQRI, via the coding sequence TTGTCAACTAATCAAATTCGCAATGTTGTCATCGTAGGGGGTGGCACAGCCGGTTGGCTCACCGCTGGCGTAATTGCCGCTGAGCACATGGCTCATTCAGAACAAGGTATATCAGTTACCCTAATTGAATCACCAGACGTGAAACCTGTGGGTGTGGGCGAAGGAACCTGGCCAACTATGCGCGGAACCCTGCGTAAGATGGGTGTTACCGAGACCGACTTTATCCGCTGCTGCGATGCCACATTCAAACAAGGTGCTAAATTTGCTAAATGGGTGACCGGAGCAAAAGATGATGCCTATTACCATCCACTGGTTTTGCCTCAAGGTTATGAACAAATTAATTTAGCGCCATTTTGGCAACAGCAAGCTGCGCATATTCCCTTTGCCGATGCAGTGTCATTTCAGGGGCAAATATGTGAGCGAGACTTAGCACCAAAACAAAACACTACCCCAGAATTCGCCCATGTTGCCAACTATGCATATCACTTAGATGCAGGTAAATTTGCGGCGTTCCTACAACAGCATTGCACTGAAAAGCTTGGAGTCAAACACATACTTGATACTGTAATCGCAATTAATAGCCATGAAAATGGCGATATTCGAAGCTTATCAACGAAACAACATAATGATCTTAACGGTGATTTATTTATCGATTGCAGTGGATTCCATGCATTATTAATTGGTAAACACTATCAAATACCATTTATACACAAAAAGGACATTTTATTTAATGATGCCGCACTAGCGGTACATGTGCCTTACCCTGATGAACAAAGCCCGATTGCCTCGCATACTATATCTACTGGACAAAGCGCCGGCTGGATTTGGGACATTGGTTTACCTTCGCGTCGCGGTGTTGGCCATGTTTATTCCACAGCACATATCAGTGATGAGCAAGCTGAATTGGAATTGCGTCAGTATATTCGTGAAAGTATTGGCAATAAGGTTGATGAACTTAATGTTCGTAAAATTCCCATTGTGCCGGGCCATCGCGAAACCTTCTGGCATAAAAACTGTGTTGCTGTTGGTTTATCGGCTGGATTCTTGGAACCACTGGAAGCCTCCGCATTGGTATTAGTGGAATTGTCTGCGGCGATGATCAGTGAACAGCTTCCAGCCAATCGCAACGTAATGGATATAGTCGCAAAACGATTCAATAATAAATTTCGTTATCGCTGGGACAGAATCATCGATTTTCTAAAATTGCATTATGTACTGACCAAACGTACTGATTCTGATTATTGGATTGACAATTGCCGAGCTGAAACTATTCCTGAGGGGCTCACAGAACTGATGGAATTGTGGCAACACCAATCACCATGGCACAGTGATTTTACCCAAACCGATGAGGTATTCCCGTCAGCAAGTTATCAATATGTATTATACGGAATGGGCTTTAAAACTCAGCAGTCTAAAACGATTAGACGTTCTGATAATCAGCAAATTGCGCTGGAAAATTTTAGAAAAAACCAGCAAATGACAGAAAAGTTACTCAGAGGATTACCCACCAATCGGGAACTGATTAACAAAATTCATCAATATGGATTGCAACGAATTTAG
- a CDS encoding SapC family protein yields MANHQLLDNVTHKDLQVITDFLPNLGDDISFTNVFVSEFREAQGLYPLFFHKHTDTGKFEAIALFGFAPLENLYLNDSGWQANYIPLTIRRRPFLIGFQNVQVDGVLKQDPVVFVDMDSPRVSQTAGEKVFLEQGGQSDYLQNINSVLQTIHQGHSQTDEFIDTIMQYELIEPVSIKVQLKDGSNHELNSLYSVNEEKVAALQGDVLQKLHQQGYLQMMHMMEASMSNLSLLIEKKNASL; encoded by the coding sequence ATGGCCAACCATCAACTACTGGATAATGTCACCCACAAAGATTTGCAGGTAATCACGGATTTTTTGCCTAACCTTGGCGATGATATTAGTTTTACCAATGTGTTTGTATCTGAGTTTCGTGAAGCTCAGGGCTTGTATCCTCTATTTTTTCACAAACATACTGACACTGGAAAATTCGAAGCTATAGCGCTTTTTGGGTTTGCCCCACTAGAGAACCTTTATCTAAACGATTCAGGCTGGCAGGCCAACTATATTCCGCTAACTATTCGTAGACGCCCTTTTCTGATTGGCTTCCAAAACGTGCAAGTTGATGGTGTACTGAAACAAGATCCCGTGGTATTTGTGGATATGGATAGCCCAAGAGTCAGTCAAACTGCCGGAGAGAAGGTATTTCTGGAACAAGGTGGGCAAAGTGATTATTTGCAAAATATTAATTCTGTACTGCAAACCATTCATCAAGGACATTCTCAAACTGATGAATTTATAGACACCATTATGCAATATGAGCTGATTGAACCGGTTAGTATAAAAGTACAGTTAAAAGACGGCTCTAATCATGAGTTAAATAGTCTTTACAGTGTTAACGAAGAAAAAGTAGCAGCCCTTCAAGGGGATGTTTTACAAAAGTTACACCAACAAGGATACTTACAAATGATGCATATGATGGAGGCGTCCATGTCGAACTTATCATTATTAATTGAAAAGAAAAACGCGTCGTTGTAA
- a CDS encoding cupin-like domain-containing protein: MKLPFDSKNSLKEVLNSTIADLNQAQLSSSLPCIFRGLVADWPSVKAGLESPQCAADYLNQWANNNPVQAFVAPPEVAGRFFYNDDLQGFNFQPKTTVFKTLINEIIALAGSKDSPSTYLGSTSVNHILPGFTEHNKLPPLQDSPLVSIWAGNRSRIAAHYDIPDNLACNVVGRRRFILFPPEQLANLYIGPLDYTPAGQSASLVDFHHPDFEKYPKFAEAIEHCFIVELEPGDCIFIPSMWWHHVEGLTEFNVLLNYWWRQVPDYMGTPLDALNHAILAIRDLPESQRQVWQDVFQHYVFNPAENAHIPATRKGILSPLDETLARQLRSQLLNKLNR, translated from the coding sequence ATGAAATTGCCTTTCGATTCAAAAAATAGCTTAAAAGAAGTGCTTAACAGTACAATAGCCGACTTAAATCAAGCACAACTAAGTAGTTCTTTACCCTGTATTTTTAGAGGTCTAGTGGCAGATTGGCCATCCGTAAAAGCAGGATTAGAATCACCTCAATGTGCAGCTGATTATTTAAATCAATGGGCCAACAACAATCCCGTTCAGGCATTTGTGGCACCGCCAGAAGTGGCTGGCCGGTTTTTCTATAATGACGATTTGCAAGGCTTCAATTTTCAGCCCAAAACCACCGTTTTTAAAACCCTGATTAACGAAATTATTGCGCTTGCTGGGAGCAAGGATTCACCTTCCACTTATCTAGGCTCAACCTCGGTGAATCATATTTTGCCGGGATTCACAGAACATAACAAATTACCGCCATTGCAAGACTCGCCGTTAGTCAGTATTTGGGCTGGTAACCGTTCTCGTATAGCTGCGCACTACGACATACCAGATAACCTTGCATGCAATGTAGTCGGCCGACGTAGGTTTATATTATTTCCCCCCGAGCAGTTAGCTAACCTGTATATAGGTCCGTTGGATTATACGCCGGCAGGACAATCAGCTAGTTTAGTGGATTTTCATCATCCAGATTTCGAAAAATACCCTAAGTTTGCCGAAGCAATTGAACACTGTTTTATCGTTGAACTTGAGCCGGGAGATTGTATCTTCATTCCCAGTATGTGGTGGCATCATGTTGAAGGGCTGACTGAATTTAACGTTTTACTGAACTACTGGTGGCGTCAAGTTCCGGATTACATGGGCACGCCGCTAGATGCACTCAATCACGCAATATTAGCCATTCGTGATCTACCTGAATCGCAACGTCAGGTGTGGCAGGATGTTTTTCAACACTACGTATTTAATCCTGCAGAAAACGCGCATATTCCCGCCACTAGAAAAGGAATATTAAGCCCCTTAGATGAAACCTTGGCGAGACAGCTACGCAGTCAGTTATTAAACAAATTAAACCGATAG
- a CDS encoding MFS transporter: MTKSNVATSAQSAIQVTANRDKIPLLRKFIYGLGALVNNLLGAAIGGMVIVLNLGLAMNPALVGLVSALPRLTDALTDPLMGYISDNTKTKWGRRRPYIFCGAIAAGIIYALIWQLPREQSEMFYFWFFLIGSLFFYLAYTVFATPYIALGYELTPDYHERTRLMAVQNFMGQMAYLMAPWFLWFMQNDKLFDDMIQGAGWLAIIIGSFTIFVGILPAIFLKEPNLAILDKPAQTDTEILSPGIKGFFQGFGEALKNKPFLCLCGATFLVFNGFMMVSSFQFYVIIYYVFAGDTNLGSEYAGWAGTLSAISTFCVIFITAKLSTLYGKRKAFFIAIGFSIVGYGLKWFCYTPENPWLILIPVPFISFGLGGLFTLMGSMIADVCDFDELKIFARREGMFGSIYWWVVKLGMAVALAAGGFILIATGFDVELGGEQSHTTITLMRLADAGIPIVCSLIAIGLIVIYPITETTARQVRDQLEARRGKV, translated from the coding sequence ATGACCAAGAGTAATGTCGCGACTTCTGCCCAAAGCGCTATTCAGGTAACCGCAAATCGAGACAAAATTCCCTTATTGCGCAAGTTCATTTACGGCTTAGGCGCACTGGTTAATAACCTGCTTGGTGCGGCAATTGGCGGAATGGTTATTGTGCTAAATTTAGGTTTAGCCATGAATCCGGCGTTGGTTGGTTTGGTAAGTGCGTTACCGCGGCTAACAGATGCGTTAACTGATCCATTGATGGGATATATCAGTGATAACACCAAAACTAAGTGGGGACGCAGGCGGCCCTATATATTTTGTGGGGCTATCGCGGCTGGGATTATCTATGCATTGATTTGGCAATTGCCTAGAGAACAAAGTGAAATGTTCTATTTCTGGTTTTTTCTCATCGGTTCTTTGTTTTTTTATTTGGCCTACACGGTATTCGCAACGCCTTACATCGCTTTAGGTTATGAATTAACCCCTGACTATCATGAACGCACCCGCTTAATGGCAGTGCAAAACTTCATGGGCCAAATGGCATATCTCATGGCTCCGTGGTTTTTGTGGTTCATGCAAAACGATAAGTTGTTCGATGACATGATTCAAGGCGCGGGGTGGCTGGCTATTATTATTGGTTCCTTTACGATTTTTGTGGGTATTTTGCCTGCGATATTCTTAAAAGAACCTAATTTGGCGATTTTGGATAAACCCGCTCAAACCGACACTGAAATTCTCAGTCCTGGTATTAAGGGATTTTTCCAAGGGTTTGGCGAGGCCTTGAAAAATAAACCTTTTCTGTGCCTATGTGGCGCTACTTTTTTGGTCTTTAATGGCTTTATGATGGTTTCTTCGTTCCAGTTTTACGTGATTATTTATTATGTTTTTGCTGGTGATACTAACCTCGGTTCAGAGTACGCTGGTTGGGCGGGCACTCTTTCTGCAATCTCTACTTTTTGTGTCATATTCATCACCGCAAAACTCTCTACTTTATATGGCAAGCGTAAAGCGTTTTTCATTGCCATTGGATTTTCCATCGTTGGTTACGGATTAAAGTGGTTCTGTTATACACCTGAAAACCCTTGGTTGATTCTTATTCCGGTGCCTTTTATTTCATTTGGCTTAGGAGGTTTATTCACACTTATGGGCTCGATGATTGCTGATGTATGTGATTTTGATGAACTAAAGATATTTGCTCGTCGCGAGGGGATGTTCGGTTCGATTTATTGGTGGGTGGTTAAATTGGGCATGGCCGTGGCGCTAGCAGCTGGTGGTTTTATTCTGATTGCTACGGGGTTTGATGTTGAACTTGGCGGAGAACAATCGCACACGACTATCACCTTGATGCGTTTGGCTGATGCGGGCATCCCAATTGTATGTTCGCTGATTGCAATAGGGTTAATCGTGATTTATCCAATCACGGAAACCACAGCTAGACAAGTTCGCGACCAGTTAGAAGCACGTAGAGGTAAAGTATAG
- a CDS encoding glycoside hydrolase family 3 N-terminal domain-containing protein: protein MESGKSMLSTDQPSSSNCVAVSYSDRITHLLSKMHIDEKIGQLSQVMGNDSVQLEQDVRDGLVGSVINEVCAKTLSKLQRIATTESRLGIPLLVGRDVIHGFKTIFPIPLGQAASWDPVLVKKAAQIAGKEASNVGINWTFAPMIDISRDPRWGRIAESFGEDPVLSSIMGVAMVEGFQGDNLQSSTAIAACAKHFVGYGASESGRDYCTTNIPQNELRNIYFPPFKAAADAGVATFMSSFSDLDGLPASGNKWLMDSILRKEWHYQGFVVSDWESIAQLQIHGLTENAEESAFTAFDAGIDMEMVSTTYRENLSSLLENNKVSEQEIDQRVLRILHLKEKLGLFDLDYEAHEKRRAHQQGPLYYDNNDLEIAKQLALKSCVLLQNNNQRLPLNCKKLTSIGLIGPLADDGYEQLGTWIFDGEEEHSITLRQALNDALGEQVTLNYAKGLQNTRTHNTDLAFDAIEIAKKSDVVVLCLGEESILSGEAHCRAELDLPGQQQWLIEKIAATGKPIVLVIMAGRPLTIEPILDKVDSILYAWHPGTMGGPAISDLLLGKSSPSGKLTVSFPRKVGQIPIYYNQKHSGKPATEEQCIHMNDVPERSPQTSLGMAATHLDTHFSPLFEFGFGLSYGYFEYTNLTLNKKSFSSGEQIKAQVTIKNAGRYAAEEIVQVYVRDLVGSVTRPVKELKQFKRVFIPSGQKVDVVFTLEQSELAFYDRHMQLNIEAGKFQLWISGSAKASLITEFVLTNG, encoded by the coding sequence ATGGAATCAGGCAAATCTATGCTTTCAACTGACCAACCTTCATCATCGAACTGTGTAGCTGTTAGTTACTCTGACAGAATCACTCACCTTCTCTCAAAAATGCATATAGATGAGAAGATTGGACAGCTTAGCCAAGTAATGGGCAACGACAGTGTACAACTTGAACAAGATGTCAGAGACGGGCTTGTGGGCTCAGTCATTAATGAAGTCTGTGCGAAGACACTGTCGAAACTGCAACGTATTGCCACAACAGAAAGTCGATTAGGGATTCCGCTGTTAGTCGGCAGAGACGTGATCCATGGCTTCAAAACAATATTCCCAATTCCGTTGGGCCAAGCAGCAAGTTGGGATCCAGTATTAGTAAAAAAAGCCGCACAAATTGCCGGCAAAGAAGCCTCAAATGTAGGGATTAATTGGACGTTTGCTCCGATGATAGATATTAGTCGCGACCCTCGCTGGGGACGTATAGCTGAAAGTTTTGGTGAAGATCCTGTGTTATCTTCGATAATGGGAGTGGCCATGGTGGAAGGTTTTCAGGGCGATAACTTGCAGAGTTCAACAGCCATTGCCGCCTGTGCGAAACACTTTGTAGGCTACGGAGCTTCGGAAAGTGGTCGAGATTATTGCACCACCAATATTCCACAAAATGAGCTACGTAATATTTATTTCCCGCCCTTTAAAGCCGCCGCCGATGCAGGTGTTGCCACCTTTATGTCGTCTTTCAGTGATTTAGACGGTTTACCTGCCAGTGGTAATAAATGGCTAATGGACTCAATATTACGTAAAGAGTGGCATTATCAAGGCTTTGTAGTGAGTGATTGGGAATCCATAGCACAATTACAAATTCATGGTTTGACCGAAAACGCTGAAGAGTCCGCCTTCACAGCATTTGACGCGGGTATTGACATGGAAATGGTCAGCACTACCTATCGTGAAAATCTTTCGAGCTTGCTTGAAAACAACAAGGTGAGTGAACAAGAAATTGATCAGCGGGTACTCAGAATACTTCATTTAAAAGAAAAGTTAGGCCTATTCGATCTTGACTATGAGGCACACGAAAAGCGCAGAGCCCATCAACAAGGCCCCTTGTATTACGACAATAACGACTTAGAAATAGCCAAACAATTAGCGCTAAAAAGCTGCGTACTACTGCAAAACAATAACCAAAGGTTACCGCTAAACTGTAAAAAATTAACCAGTATTGGCTTAATTGGACCTTTGGCGGATGACGGTTACGAGCAACTAGGCACTTGGATTTTTGATGGTGAAGAAGAACATAGTATTACCCTTAGACAGGCCCTTAACGATGCCTTGGGTGAACAGGTAACGCTAAATTACGCCAAAGGATTACAAAATACCCGAACTCACAATACTGATTTAGCTTTCGACGCCATCGAGATAGCCAAAAAGTCAGATGTTGTGGTTTTATGTTTGGGGGAGGAATCCATTTTATCTGGCGAAGCCCATTGCCGCGCTGAGCTTGATTTACCGGGACAACAGCAGTGGTTAATCGAGAAAATCGCCGCTACTGGTAAACCTATAGTACTGGTAATTATGGCAGGAAGACCACTCACCATAGAACCCATTTTGGATAAGGTCGATAGTATTCTTTATGCCTGGCACCCAGGCACTATGGGAGGACCTGCGATTTCCGATTTACTATTAGGAAAGTCATCGCCATCGGGAAAATTAACAGTCTCATTTCCCCGAAAAGTGGGGCAAATTCCAATTTATTACAACCAAAAGCATAGCGGTAAACCGGCTACCGAAGAACAATGCATTCACATGAATGATGTTCCAGAGCGCTCCCCACAAACCTCACTGGGAATGGCAGCAACGCATTTGGATACCCATTTCTCGCCTCTTTTTGAGTTTGGTTTCGGGTTATCCTATGGGTATTTTGAATATACGAATTTAACTTTGAACAAAAAGTCCTTCTCATCTGGCGAACAAATCAAAGCCCAAGTGACCATCAAAAATGCCGGACGCTATGCTGCAGAAGAAATTGTACAAGTGTATGTTCGAGATTTAGTTGGCAGTGTCACCCGCCCAGTAAAAGAGCTCAAACAGTTTAAACGTGTTTTTATTCCTTCTGGTCAAAAAGTCGATGTTGTTTTTACACTGGAACAATCTGAGTTGGCATTCTATGATCGTCACATGCAATTGAATATTGAAGCTGGTAAATTTCAATTATGGATTTCAGGTAGCGCCAAAGCGAGCTTAATAACGGAGTTTGTATTAACCAATGGTTAA
- a CDS encoding glycoside hydrolase family 3 N-terminal domain-containing protein, translating into MVKLNSGFNQQIIDHVETLLSSMTLPQKIGQMTQTERSTCSAEEIYQYHIGSVLSAAGSAPSNNELQDWLDMTDAYWLASMKADENHLAIPIIYGVDGIHGNNNVKDAVIFPHNIGLGASADFELIENIARVTAKEVCAVGVDWVFSPNLAVAQDYHWGRTYESFSEDTNLVCQFASAMITGLQTDLTHSGVLACAKHWIGDGGTKHGIDQGDTLLDWQDLERIHIRPYYQAIEAGALSIMVSFSSWNGDKCHGHGHLLTSVLKQKMQFPGFLISDMQGIDDLAADFYLAVAQGVNAGIDMFMVPDNWKEFIEHLSAHVELGTVSIERINDAVRRILSVKMAAGLFDKPQPSKRALAKDANFGSKLHRDIAREAVQKSLVLLKNQHAILPISKQARVLVTGTNADNIGHQCGGFTLSWQGIDGNQEFPAATSVWQGIKALNANAELIPESKIAAVKQQDFDVAIVIVGERPYAEGLGDIRYSDNVMFESGKQINGKLQIQSASGNSLALSMIDPLAMKTIDLLVNKGIPVVTLLVSGRPLLINPELDQSAAFVAAWLPGSEGAGIADVIFGDASFSGQLSFSWPENSLDATDADNASYQIKFPIGYGLTYGTPTPLKTAS; encoded by the coding sequence ATGGTTAAACTAAATAGCGGATTTAATCAGCAAATAATTGACCATGTGGAGACACTTCTCTCGTCGATGACATTGCCGCAAAAGATCGGTCAAATGACTCAAACAGAGCGCTCTACTTGCTCTGCAGAGGAGATATATCAATATCATATTGGTTCAGTTTTAAGTGCAGCAGGTTCAGCTCCAAGTAACAACGAATTACAAGACTGGTTGGATATGACCGACGCCTATTGGCTGGCGTCAATGAAAGCCGATGAAAACCACTTAGCTATCCCGATTATTTATGGTGTCGATGGGATACACGGTAACAACAACGTTAAAGATGCGGTCATTTTCCCACACAATATTGGCTTAGGGGCAAGTGCAGACTTTGAGCTTATTGAAAACATCGCAAGGGTAACTGCCAAAGAAGTTTGCGCAGTGGGTGTCGATTGGGTTTTTTCACCTAATTTAGCCGTTGCTCAGGACTATCATTGGGGGCGAACCTATGAAAGTTTTTCCGAGGATACTAATTTAGTCTGTCAATTTGCCAGCGCAATGATCACAGGCCTACAAACCGACTTAACCCATTCTGGAGTGCTAGCCTGCGCTAAACACTGGATCGGTGATGGCGGCACTAAGCATGGAATCGATCAGGGAGATACATTACTCGATTGGCAAGATTTAGAACGAATTCACATCCGCCCCTACTACCAAGCAATTGAAGCTGGCGCACTGTCTATTATGGTCTCTTTTAGCAGTTGGAATGGTGACAAGTGTCACGGCCATGGCCATCTACTCACCAGTGTTTTAAAACAAAAAATGCAATTTCCAGGATTTCTAATTTCCGATATGCAGGGTATCGATGATCTTGCTGCAGACTTTTATTTGGCGGTAGCGCAAGGGGTCAATGCAGGGATAGACATGTTCATGGTGCCTGATAATTGGAAAGAATTTATTGAACATTTAAGCGCCCATGTGGAATTAGGAACAGTTTCTATTGAACGTATAAATGACGCTGTACGAAGAATTTTATCAGTCAAAATGGCTGCCGGGTTATTTGATAAACCTCAACCATCAAAGCGTGCATTGGCAAAAGATGCTAATTTTGGTTCAAAACTGCATCGTGATATTGCCCGTGAAGCGGTTCAAAAATCATTGGTGTTACTAAAGAATCAACACGCCATCTTACCAATTAGCAAACAAGCAAGGGTGTTGGTAACAGGAACCAATGCAGACAATATAGGTCATCAATGCGGTGGTTTTACACTTTCTTGGCAAGGCATTGATGGTAATCAAGAGTTTCCAGCGGCAACCTCAGTCTGGCAGGGGATCAAAGCACTCAATGCTAACGCTGAATTGATACCCGAGTCAAAAATAGCCGCAGTCAAACAGCAAGATTTTGATGTCGCAATAGTGATTGTAGGCGAGCGGCCTTATGCAGAAGGACTAGGCGACATTCGTTATAGTGACAATGTGATGTTCGAGTCAGGTAAACAAATAAATGGAAAACTACAAATCCAGTCGGCATCAGGTAACTCTTTAGCGTTAAGCATGATTGACCCTCTGGCGATGAAAACTATTGATTTGTTAGTTAACAAAGGAATACCCGTAGTGACTTTGTTGGTTTCCGGTAGGCCATTGCTAATTAATCCTGAGTTGGACCAATCTGCGGCCTTTGTAGCAGCTTGGCTGCCGGGATCAGAAGGCGCAGGTATCGCAGATGTTATATTTGGTGATGCCTCCTTCTCAGGGCAACTGAGTTTCAGCTGGCCTGAAAATTCTCTGGATGCCACAGACGCAGACAATGCCAGCTACCAAATAAAATTCCCCATCGGTTATGGTTTGACCTATGGAACCCCCACCCCACTAAAAACAGCAAGCTAG
- a CDS encoding PAS domain-containing methyl-accepting chemotaxis protein: MFNRDLKQKIVTLENTLSEQVSLVSSIQNHVAYIEFTPDGTILMANSLFLSVVQFNNDEIVGRHHRMFCDNEYVNSRGYYEFWQKLQSGESFSGTFPRLNKHGQQLWLDATYFPIVHAGKVTKIVKIATDVTQQYTALQTQLAISKALDLSMAVIEFTPQGNILYANQNFLQTMDCTLEDIQGKHHRIFCSDQFYQDNPTFWEDLESGKLTSGMFVRKSFSGQEIWLEATYNPIKSETGEVIKVIKFAADISDRVKQNLAVSEAAEVAYSTAVETAQIAMQGSETLKNAVLNSSAIEQEVIESVKLIESLGNQSNLIGSIVSTISSIADQTNLLALNAAIEAARAGDTGRGFAVVADEVRQLAARTSNSTNEIGDVVRLNQELTDEVTRHINSVSDTAKKGTDLLQAVETAIHEIKEGAENVSRSVAGLSDNTQ; the protein is encoded by the coding sequence ATGTTTAACCGTGACCTAAAACAAAAAATAGTTACCTTAGAAAACACCTTGAGCGAACAGGTTTCATTAGTCAGTTCAATCCAAAATCATGTTGCTTATATTGAATTTACTCCCGATGGAACGATTTTGATGGCCAACTCGTTATTTCTTTCCGTAGTTCAATTTAATAATGATGAAATTGTAGGACGACATCATCGTATGTTCTGCGACAATGAGTATGTTAATTCTAGAGGATATTATGAGTTTTGGCAGAAGCTGCAATCAGGCGAAAGTTTTTCAGGGACGTTTCCAAGGCTAAATAAACATGGCCAACAACTATGGTTAGATGCAACGTATTTTCCGATTGTTCATGCCGGTAAAGTGACTAAAATAGTTAAAATTGCGACGGATGTGACCCAACAATATACCGCGTTACAAACTCAACTTGCGATAAGTAAAGCCCTAGATTTGTCAATGGCGGTCATAGAGTTTACTCCTCAAGGGAATATTTTGTATGCCAATCAAAACTTTTTACAAACCATGGACTGCACGCTAGAAGATATACAGGGAAAACATCACAGAATCTTTTGTTCAGATCAGTTTTATCAAGACAACCCGACTTTTTGGGAGGATTTAGAAAGTGGCAAGCTAACCTCTGGAATGTTTGTCAGGAAATCGTTTAGTGGTCAAGAAATATGGTTAGAAGCCACTTATAACCCTATAAAATCAGAGACCGGAGAAGTTATTAAAGTCATTAAGTTTGCGGCAGATATTTCCGACCGGGTGAAACAAAACTTAGCTGTGTCTGAAGCAGCAGAAGTGGCTTACTCTACTGCAGTTGAAACTGCTCAAATTGCTATGCAAGGCTCAGAAACGTTAAAAAATGCCGTTCTTAATTCCAGCGCAATAGAGCAAGAAGTTATAGAGTCTGTAAAGTTAATTGAAAGCTTGGGCAATCAGTCAAATTTGATTGGTAGTATTGTCTCGACAATAAGCTCTATCGCCGATCAAACTAACTTGTTAGCACTGAATGCCGCAATTGAAGCAGCAAGGGCTGGGGATACAGGGCGAGGTTTTGCGGTTGTCGCGGATGAAGTTCGTCAACTGGCTGCTCGCACAAGTAATTCTACCAATGAAATTGGCGATGTGGTGCGTTTGAATCAAGAATTGACGGATGAGGTTACTCGTCATATCAATTCCGTTTCTGATACCGCAAAAAAAGGCACAGACTTATTACAAGCAGTTGAAACGGCCATTCATGAAATTAAAGAGGGCGCTGAAAATGTATCTCGTTCTGTCGCAGGGTTATCTGACAATACTCAATAG